Proteins from a genomic interval of Colletes latitarsis isolate SP2378_abdomen chromosome 3, iyColLati1, whole genome shotgun sequence:
- the LOC143340507 gene encoding uncharacterized protein LOC143340507 produces the protein MESGSILHTPGNYPGGDRQQFCVSWNSHQSNMHSAFPKLLSSEQFVDVTLACDGGSIKCHKVVLSACSDYLERLLLEIPCTHPIIFLRDMRMWELQALVEFMYRGEVYVEQQQLGKLMQAAEVLQIRGLSTQGNDNSLSETSSQQCDSNTPVTPSTTSQQDKSSFICEETQSDDGGSNTNFLEATTIAASSTASAPSHSATPVSQNPNSSNFMEHSEALQHLEKALSACEATLTETQGMVKMEPDEQFTQQQGVKPYSISMVPSSNCNPSSPFPAIEGYQRRQRRSEEELKQASDMVARGMTFQVASEKYKIPISTIRFYMVRKGILQRRKRGRGSSNLGMNSQPGSPASPPYHMMNYRLPESLNSSLP, from the exons ATGGAGAGTGGAAGTATCTTACATACCCCGGGTAATTATCCTGGTGGGGATCGGCAGCAGTTTTGCGTTTCCTGGAATTCTCATCAATCGAATATGCACAGCGCGTTTCCTAAACTTTTAAGTTCAGAACAATTCGTCGATGTCACTTTGGCATGCGACGGTGGGTCAATAAAGTGTCACAAAGTGGTATTGTCGGCTTGTAGCGATTATTTGGAACGTTTATTATTAGAAATACCGTGCACCCATCCTATTATCTTTTTGAGAGACATGAGAATGTGGGAACTTCAAGCTTTGGTGGAATTTATGTATCGTGGAGAAGTATACGTGGAGCAACAGCAACTGGGTAAATTAATGCAGGCTGCAGAAGTATTGCAG atccgtggtttgtcCACCCAAGGAAACGATAACTCTTTAAGCGAAACTAGCTCACAGCAGTGCGATTCTAATACACCGGTTACCCCATCGACGACTTCGCAACAGGATAAGTCCTCTTTCATATGCGAGGAAACTCAGTCGGACGATGGAGGTTCAAATACCAATTTTCTCGAGGCTACGACGATCGCTGCGTCTAGCACGGCAAGCGCTCCATCGCACAGCGCAACGCCCGTTTCGCAAAATCCGAACTCTTCGAATTTTATGGAGCATAGCGAAGCATTGCAACATTTGGAAAAAGCACTTAGCGCTTGCGAAGCAACTTTAACTGAAACTCAGGGCATGGTTAAGATGGAACCGGACGAGCAATTTACTCAACAACAGGGTGTCAAGCCATACTCGATTAGTATGGTACCAAGCAGTAATTGTAACCCTAGTAGTCCGTTTCCTGCAATCGAAG GTTACCAGAGACGGCAGAGACGTTCGGAAGAAGAATTGAAACAAGCTTCGGATATGGTGGCACGCGGTATGACGTTTCAAGTTGCTTCGGAAAAGTACAAAATTCCGATAAGTACGATTCGATTCTATATGGTTAGAAAAGGTATATTGCAAAGGCGAAAACGCGGTCGCGGTTCAAGTAATCTTGGCATGAATAGTCAACCGGGAAGTCCCGCGAGTCCACCATATCATATGATGAATTATCGTTTGCCAGAGAGCCTAAACTCCAGCCTACCGTAG
- the Nd-49 gene encoding NADH dehydrogenase (ubiquinone) 49 kDa subunit isoform X2, with the protein MDLLKSVKVMHGGKLPAWELPDKTETLPDDVTLIKNITINFGPQHPAAHGVLRLILELSGEKVVRADPHIGLLHRGTEKLIEYKTYMQALPYFDRLDYVSMMCNEQCFSMAIEKLLNIEVPLRAKYIRTLFAEITRILNHIMGIGTHALDIGALTPFFWLFEEREKLMEFYERVSGARMHAAYIRPGGVSLDIPLGLLDDIYEWASKYAERLDEIEDLLTSNRVWIGRTRNIGVVTVEDALNWGFSGVMLRGSGLKWDLRKVAPYDAYDLVEFDVPIGKNGDCYDRYLCRIEEMRQSLRIIYQCLNQMPPGEVRIDDAKIVPPRREEMKNSMEALIHHFKLYTQGFQVPPGATYTAIEAPKGEFGVYLVSDGSSKPYRCKIKAPGFAHLSALRYMGPGCFLADVVAIIGTLDVVFGEIDR; encoded by the exons ATGGACCTGTTAAAGAGTGTAAAAGTAATGCACGGCGGTAAATTACCGGCCTGGGAATTACCAGATAAAACCGAAACTCTGCCGGACGATGTGACACTCATTAAAAACATAACTATTAATTTTGGGCCGCAACATCCTGCTGCGCACGGAGTGTTACGACTGATCCTCGAGTTGAGCGGAGAAAAGGTGGTTCGTGCCGATCCGCATATAGGTCTTTTGCACCGTGGTACCGAAAAGTTGATAGAGTACAAGACGTATATGCAAGCATTGCCTTATTTCGATCGTTTGGACTACGTTTCCATGATGTGCAACGAGCAATGCTTTTCCATGGCTATCGAGAAGTTGCTAAACATCGAGGTACCTCTGCGTGCAAAATATATCAGGA CTCTGTTTGCTGAAATTACAAGAATCTTGAATCATATAATGGGAATCGGAACGCACGCACTGGACATTGGCGCTCTGACGCCATTCTTCTGGCTGTTCGAGGAACGGGAGAAATTAATGGAATTCTACGAACGGGTAAGCGGCGCGCGAATGCACGCCGCTTACATACGTCCTGGTGGTGTTTCTTTGGACATACCATTGGGTTTGTTGGACGATATATACGAATGGGCCTCAAAGTACGCCGAACGGCTAGACGAAATCGAGGATTTGTTGACATCGAACAGAGTATGGATCGGCCGTACGCGAAACATTGGTGTGGTAACGGTCGAAGATGCGTTGAATTGGGGTTTCAGCGGCGTGATGTTGAGAGGTTCGGGATTGAAATGGGATTTGAGAAAAGTGGCGCCTTACGACGCGTACGATCTCGTCGAGTTTGACGTTCCGATTGGTAAAAACGGGGATTGCTACGATAG ataTCTTTGTCGCATAGAAGAAATGCGACAGTCTTTGCGAATAATTTATCAGTGTCTGAATCAGATGCCTCCGGGTGAAGTAAGGATCGACGATGCGAAGATAGTACCCCCAAGACGGGAAGAAATGAAGAACAGTATGGAGGCACTGATTCATCATTTCAAATTATATACGCAAGGGTTTCAAGTTCCGCCAGGTGCGACGTATACAGCGATCGAAGCACCAAAGGGTGAATTTGGAGTCTATCTGGTTAGCGATGGTAGCAGTAAGCCTTACAGGTGTAAAATCAAAGCTCCGGGTTTTGCTCATTTATCCGCGTTGCGTTACATGGGTCCCGGTTGCTTTCTCGCCGACGTGGTAGCTATTATCGGTACCCTGGACGTAGTGTTTGGTGAAATCGATAGATGA
- the Rpii15 gene encoding RNA polymerase II subunit RpII15 — protein sequence MSKITGYDTHDDGPGFVGIRFCQECNNMLYPKEDKENKVLMYACRNCDFKQLADSNCIYVNKIMHEIDELTHIVADVISDPTLPRTEEHPCPKCNHREAVFFQAQTRRAEEEMRLYYVCTNQHCSHRWTE from the exons ATGTCGAAAATAACTGGATACGACACGCACGACGatggaccaggtttcgttgggaTCAGATTTTGTCAAGAATGCAATAACATGTTGTATCCCaaagaagataaagaaaacAAAGTATTGATGTACGCG TGCAGAAATTGTGATTTCAAGCAGCTAGCTGACAGCAATTGCATTTATGTAAACAAGATTATGCACGAAATCGA CGAATTAACGCACATTGTAGCAGACGTTATATCAGATCCTACTCTACCAAGAACCGAAGAACATCCTTGTCCAAAGTGTAACCATAGAGAAGCAGTATTTTTTCAAGCACAGACCAGACGAGCGGAAGAAGAAATGAGGTTATATTATGTGTGTACTAATCAGCATTGTTCTCATAGGTGGACGGAATAA
- the LOC143340505 gene encoding ankyrin repeat and SOCS box protein 16 isoform X1, with protein MLEHRRLFAMPSECTASPLQRELADSIIRLQPLDEIRILLACGAKANEPVTQGLRPLHYAVWQRYTEAAQLLLVRGADINATDECGYSALHLAAEHGYLDLVKLLLEHGARVDHRQETGELFPRTTLCDEPLRLALRNRHVDVARILLEAGANPNKRYFFGSEINLVSPLDLQCMELLLAFGAQPNTRDRAGLTPLMKAARLPQGISSVLLLLSYGADVNSMADARHDYRTVLHYAILGGDPTVIELLLKQGARLDLGPEYQKPTALDLAILKGDPSIVQMLLMSGADVNATSPIIGSPLHVACADNIPNRLKILSMLLERGADPNLVIRSDEGPALRPVLAEYVASNENPSVQVVALLLKYGARVVIKTQFRDPHGILNSLQNTADKPRLLKALLEAAESFDPCMIRRSSSLTDAQKAMVMEAARTPLPLTHQARLIVRKLCGTKLPKIVRNLQLPQSLHRYLLYDFH; from the exons ATGTTGGAGCATCGCAGATTATTCGCT ATGCCATCCGAATGCACTGCCAGCCCGTTGCAACGGGAACTAGCCGACTCTATAATACGTTTGCAACCGCTCGACGAGATTCGTATCCTGCTGGCATGCGGGGCAAAGGCGAACGAGCCCGTCACTCAGGGTCTGAGGCCGTTGCATTACGCGGTGTGGCAGAGATACACGGAGGCGGCCCAGCTGTTGTTGGTGCGCGGCGCGGACATAAACGCAACCGACGAGTGCGGGTACTCGGCGTTGCATCTTGCCGCCGAGCACGGTTACTTGGATTTGGTAAAGCTGTTGCTCGAGCACGGTGCCAGAGTCGACCATCGACAAGAAACCGGCGAGCTTTTCCCCAG GACGACGTTGTGTGACGAACCGCTGCGACTCGCTCTGAGAAACCGGCACGTCGACGTAGCTAGAATATTGCTGGAAGCTGGCGCGAATCCGAATAAAAGGTACTTTTTCGGATCGGAGATAAATTTGGTTTCGCCGTTGGACCTGCAGTGTATGGAACTCTTGTTGGCGTTTGGAGCTCAACCAAACACGAGAGATCGCGCGGGACTCACGCCGTTGATGAAAGCCGCGAGACTACCTcag GGTATTTCTTCCGTGTTGCTGTTACTGAGCTACGGTGCGGATGTTAATTCGATGGCAGATGCGAGACACGACTATCGGACGGTTCTACATTACGCGATCCTCGGCGGAGATCCGACGGTGATCGAGCTGCTTCTGAAGCAAGGCGCTCGCCTCGACCTCGGACCCGAGTATCAAAAACCCACCGCTCTTGATCTCGCTATTTTGAAGGGAGACCCTTCGATCGTCCAAATGCTCTTGATGTCGG GAGCCGACGTGAACGCGACCTCGCCGATCATCGGTTCGCCGCTTCACGTCGCTTGCGCGGACAACATTCCAAACAGACTCAAGATCCTCTCGATGCTGCTGGAACGAGGCGCGGACCCCAACTTGGTGATACGTAGCGACGAAGGACCCGCGTTGCGCCCGGTGCTCGCCGAGTATGTAGCTTCGAACGAGAACCCGTCGGTACAAGTGGTGGCTCTGTTGCTCAAATACGGCGCGCGAGTTGTCATCAAGACGCAGTTCCGCGATCCGCACGGTATACTAAACTCTCTGCAAAACACCGCGGACAAGCCAAGGCTGCTCAAGGCGTTGCTAGAAGCAGCCGAAAGTTTCGACCCTTGTATGATACGAAGATCGAGCAGTCTAACGGACGCACAGAAAGCGATGGTCATGGAAGCGGCGAGAACCCCGTTGCCCTTGACTCATCAAGCCAGATTAATAGTCCGGAAGTTATGCGGCACCAAGTTACCAAAAATTGTTCGTAACCTTCAATTACCTCAGTCGCTGCATCGTTATCTTCTCTACGATTTTCATTAA
- the LOC143340505 gene encoding ankyrin repeat and SOCS box protein 16 isoform X2 yields MPSECTASPLQRELADSIIRLQPLDEIRILLACGAKANEPVTQGLRPLHYAVWQRYTEAAQLLLVRGADINATDECGYSALHLAAEHGYLDLVKLLLEHGARVDHRQETGELFPRTTLCDEPLRLALRNRHVDVARILLEAGANPNKRYFFGSEINLVSPLDLQCMELLLAFGAQPNTRDRAGLTPLMKAARLPQGISSVLLLLSYGADVNSMADARHDYRTVLHYAILGGDPTVIELLLKQGARLDLGPEYQKPTALDLAILKGDPSIVQMLLMSGADVNATSPIIGSPLHVACADNIPNRLKILSMLLERGADPNLVIRSDEGPALRPVLAEYVASNENPSVQVVALLLKYGARVVIKTQFRDPHGILNSLQNTADKPRLLKALLEAAESFDPCMIRRSSSLTDAQKAMVMEAARTPLPLTHQARLIVRKLCGTKLPKIVRNLQLPQSLHRYLLYDFH; encoded by the exons ATGCCATCCGAATGCACTGCCAGCCCGTTGCAACGGGAACTAGCCGACTCTATAATACGTTTGCAACCGCTCGACGAGATTCGTATCCTGCTGGCATGCGGGGCAAAGGCGAACGAGCCCGTCACTCAGGGTCTGAGGCCGTTGCATTACGCGGTGTGGCAGAGATACACGGAGGCGGCCCAGCTGTTGTTGGTGCGCGGCGCGGACATAAACGCAACCGACGAGTGCGGGTACTCGGCGTTGCATCTTGCCGCCGAGCACGGTTACTTGGATTTGGTAAAGCTGTTGCTCGAGCACGGTGCCAGAGTCGACCATCGACAAGAAACCGGCGAGCTTTTCCCCAG GACGACGTTGTGTGACGAACCGCTGCGACTCGCTCTGAGAAACCGGCACGTCGACGTAGCTAGAATATTGCTGGAAGCTGGCGCGAATCCGAATAAAAGGTACTTTTTCGGATCGGAGATAAATTTGGTTTCGCCGTTGGACCTGCAGTGTATGGAACTCTTGTTGGCGTTTGGAGCTCAACCAAACACGAGAGATCGCGCGGGACTCACGCCGTTGATGAAAGCCGCGAGACTACCTcag GGTATTTCTTCCGTGTTGCTGTTACTGAGCTACGGTGCGGATGTTAATTCGATGGCAGATGCGAGACACGACTATCGGACGGTTCTACATTACGCGATCCTCGGCGGAGATCCGACGGTGATCGAGCTGCTTCTGAAGCAAGGCGCTCGCCTCGACCTCGGACCCGAGTATCAAAAACCCACCGCTCTTGATCTCGCTATTTTGAAGGGAGACCCTTCGATCGTCCAAATGCTCTTGATGTCGG GAGCCGACGTGAACGCGACCTCGCCGATCATCGGTTCGCCGCTTCACGTCGCTTGCGCGGACAACATTCCAAACAGACTCAAGATCCTCTCGATGCTGCTGGAACGAGGCGCGGACCCCAACTTGGTGATACGTAGCGACGAAGGACCCGCGTTGCGCCCGGTGCTCGCCGAGTATGTAGCTTCGAACGAGAACCCGTCGGTACAAGTGGTGGCTCTGTTGCTCAAATACGGCGCGCGAGTTGTCATCAAGACGCAGTTCCGCGATCCGCACGGTATACTAAACTCTCTGCAAAACACCGCGGACAAGCCAAGGCTGCTCAAGGCGTTGCTAGAAGCAGCCGAAAGTTTCGACCCTTGTATGATACGAAGATCGAGCAGTCTAACGGACGCACAGAAAGCGATGGTCATGGAAGCGGCGAGAACCCCGTTGCCCTTGACTCATCAAGCCAGATTAATAGTCCGGAAGTTATGCGGCACCAAGTTACCAAAAATTGTTCGTAACCTTCAATTACCTCAGTCGCTGCATCGTTATCTTCTCTACGATTTTCATTAA
- the Emp gene encoding epithelial membrane protein isoform X1, whose translation MRVHRGICAKLQGGFLRRWWAAVAVGALMIIVAAILAAVFPKLVDVLMNREIALREGGRTFDWWREPPLSPQLSVYIYNVTNADEFLNDGEKPVLMELGPYVYMQQWEKVEVKFNENDTVSYKVKKRFAFSPEKSIGSEEDLVVVPNVPMLSATSQSKHAARFLRLAMASIMDILRIKPFVEVSVGQLLWGYEDPLLKLAKDVVPKEQKLPYDQFGLLYGKNATMPDRFTIFTGQRDITKYGILDKWNGKGSLGHWTTPECDSIAGSDGSIFPPRINQQTVLKIFDKDLCRALPLVFKEEVTTPGGVPGYRFVPSKDAFGSPSRVESQRCFCPAGPPCAPEGTFNASLCQYESPVLISFPHFYLADPALREAVSGISAPIEEKHQFYIDVQPMMGTALRAKARIQINLAVSQVRDIKQVASFPDIVFPIMWFEDGIDELPVEMRSLMKMAVDVPPIARAAVSGALAAIGAIVLIGALVCLARAAKRQEKLHLSNPLPSNANAGKTGQLNPAFQNSSGSK comes from the exons ATGAGGGTACATCGTGGGATTTGCGCGAAACTGCAAGGCGGCTTCCTCAGACGATGGT GGGCAGCGGTAGCCGTTGGAGCTCTGATGATCATCGTAGCTGCAATTTTAGCCGCAGTGTTTCCAAAACTTGTCGACGTTCTGATGAACAGAGAAATAGCCCTCCGCGAGGGTGGTCGTACGTTCGACTGGTGGAGAGAACCTCCTCTCTCGCCTCAGCTGAGCGTCTACATTTACAATGTAACGAATGCCGATGAATTTTTAAACGATGGCGAGAAACCGGTGCTGATGGAGCTCGGCCCTTACGTCTACATGCAACAGTGGGAAAAGGTCGAGGTGAAATTCAACGAGAACGATACAGTGTCGTACAAAGTGAAGAAACGGTTCGCCTTTTCGCCG GAAAAATCGATCGGCTCGGAGGAAGATTTGGTCGTGGTGCCAAACGTGCCGATGCTATCGGCGACCAGCCAGTCGAAGCACGCGGCGCGTTTTCTCCGACTGGCGATGGCTTCGATAATGGACATTCTGAGGATAAAGCCGTTCGTCGAAGTGTCGGTTGGCCAGTTGCTCTGGGGCTACGAGGATCCGTTGCTCAAGTTGGCCAAGGACGTAGTGCCGAAGGAACAAAAACTTCCTTACGATCAATTCGGATTGTTGTATGGAAAAAACGCGACGATGCCCGATCGGTTTACCATTTTCACCGGTCAAAGGGACATCACCAAGTATGGAATTCTCGACAAATGGAACGGAAAGGGCAGCCTTGGTCATTGGACCACTCCGGAATGCGACAGCATCGCCGGCAGCGACGGCAGTATATTCCCTCCGCGCATTAACCAACAAACGGTGCTCAAAATCTTTGACAAGGATCTCTGCAGAGCCTTGCCCCTAGTCTTTAAG GAGGAAGTGACCACCCCCGGCGGAGTTCCTGGATACAGATTCGTCCCTTCCAAGGATGCTTTCGGCTCTCCGAGCAGAGTCGAATCTCAGCGATGCTTTTGTCCGGCGGGACCACCCTGCGCTCCCGAGGGAACCTTCAACGCCTCTCTGTGCCAATACGAATCACCGGTCTTGATCAGTTTTCCGCACTTTTACCTCG CGGATCCTGCGCTCCGCGAGGCGGTAAGCGGGATATCGGCACCGATCGAGGAAAAGCATCAGTTTTACATCGATGTTCAACCGATGATGGGTACGGCGTTGAGGGCCAAGGCAAGGATTCAGATTAATTTGGCGGTTAGCCAAGTACGCGATATCAAACAGGTCGCCTCGTTTCCGGACATTGTTTTTCCTATAATGTGGTTCGAAGAC GGCATCGACGAGCTTCCCGTCGAGATGCGTAGTCTGATGAAGATGGCTGTTGACGTACCACCGATAGCTCGAGCGGCAGTATCCGGAGCTCTGGCAGCGATTGGCGCGATCGTTCTGATAGGCGCGCTCGTGTGTTTGGCGCGCGCTGCCAAGCGCCAGGAGAAACTCCACCTCAGCAATCCGTTACCGTCGAACGCCAACGCTGGCAAAACCGGTCAACTGAATCCAGCTTTCCAGAATTCCTCGGGTTCCAAGTAG
- the Emp gene encoding epithelial membrane protein isoform X2, which translates to MGGAAVAVGALMIIVAAILAAVFPKLVDVLMNREIALREGGRTFDWWREPPLSPQLSVYIYNVTNADEFLNDGEKPVLMELGPYVYMQQWEKVEVKFNENDTVSYKVKKRFAFSPEKSIGSEEDLVVVPNVPMLSATSQSKHAARFLRLAMASIMDILRIKPFVEVSVGQLLWGYEDPLLKLAKDVVPKEQKLPYDQFGLLYGKNATMPDRFTIFTGQRDITKYGILDKWNGKGSLGHWTTPECDSIAGSDGSIFPPRINQQTVLKIFDKDLCRALPLVFKEEVTTPGGVPGYRFVPSKDAFGSPSRVESQRCFCPAGPPCAPEGTFNASLCQYESPVLISFPHFYLADPALREAVSGISAPIEEKHQFYIDVQPMMGTALRAKARIQINLAVSQVRDIKQVASFPDIVFPIMWFEDGIDELPVEMRSLMKMAVDVPPIARAAVSGALAAIGAIVLIGALVCLARAAKRQEKLHLSNPLPSNANAGKTGQLNPAFQNSSGSK; encoded by the exons ATGGGTG GGGCAGCGGTAGCCGTTGGAGCTCTGATGATCATCGTAGCTGCAATTTTAGCCGCAGTGTTTCCAAAACTTGTCGACGTTCTGATGAACAGAGAAATAGCCCTCCGCGAGGGTGGTCGTACGTTCGACTGGTGGAGAGAACCTCCTCTCTCGCCTCAGCTGAGCGTCTACATTTACAATGTAACGAATGCCGATGAATTTTTAAACGATGGCGAGAAACCGGTGCTGATGGAGCTCGGCCCTTACGTCTACATGCAACAGTGGGAAAAGGTCGAGGTGAAATTCAACGAGAACGATACAGTGTCGTACAAAGTGAAGAAACGGTTCGCCTTTTCGCCG GAAAAATCGATCGGCTCGGAGGAAGATTTGGTCGTGGTGCCAAACGTGCCGATGCTATCGGCGACCAGCCAGTCGAAGCACGCGGCGCGTTTTCTCCGACTGGCGATGGCTTCGATAATGGACATTCTGAGGATAAAGCCGTTCGTCGAAGTGTCGGTTGGCCAGTTGCTCTGGGGCTACGAGGATCCGTTGCTCAAGTTGGCCAAGGACGTAGTGCCGAAGGAACAAAAACTTCCTTACGATCAATTCGGATTGTTGTATGGAAAAAACGCGACGATGCCCGATCGGTTTACCATTTTCACCGGTCAAAGGGACATCACCAAGTATGGAATTCTCGACAAATGGAACGGAAAGGGCAGCCTTGGTCATTGGACCACTCCGGAATGCGACAGCATCGCCGGCAGCGACGGCAGTATATTCCCTCCGCGCATTAACCAACAAACGGTGCTCAAAATCTTTGACAAGGATCTCTGCAGAGCCTTGCCCCTAGTCTTTAAG GAGGAAGTGACCACCCCCGGCGGAGTTCCTGGATACAGATTCGTCCCTTCCAAGGATGCTTTCGGCTCTCCGAGCAGAGTCGAATCTCAGCGATGCTTTTGTCCGGCGGGACCACCCTGCGCTCCCGAGGGAACCTTCAACGCCTCTCTGTGCCAATACGAATCACCGGTCTTGATCAGTTTTCCGCACTTTTACCTCG CGGATCCTGCGCTCCGCGAGGCGGTAAGCGGGATATCGGCACCGATCGAGGAAAAGCATCAGTTTTACATCGATGTTCAACCGATGATGGGTACGGCGTTGAGGGCCAAGGCAAGGATTCAGATTAATTTGGCGGTTAGCCAAGTACGCGATATCAAACAGGTCGCCTCGTTTCCGGACATTGTTTTTCCTATAATGTGGTTCGAAGAC GGCATCGACGAGCTTCCCGTCGAGATGCGTAGTCTGATGAAGATGGCTGTTGACGTACCACCGATAGCTCGAGCGGCAGTATCCGGAGCTCTGGCAGCGATTGGCGCGATCGTTCTGATAGGCGCGCTCGTGTGTTTGGCGCGCGCTGCCAAGCGCCAGGAGAAACTCCACCTCAGCAATCCGTTACCGTCGAACGCCAACGCTGGCAAAACCGGTCAACTGAATCCAGCTTTCCAGAATTCCTCGGGTTCCAAGTAG
- the Nd-49 gene encoding NADH dehydrogenase (ubiquinone) 49 kDa subunit isoform X1, whose product MAARLLTSVLRSGRGFVGLWNEKGLVGAGRTGTPLSVGSQQRNGHQWLPDDEYVMDLLKSVKVMHGGKLPAWELPDKTETLPDDVTLIKNITINFGPQHPAAHGVLRLILELSGEKVVRADPHIGLLHRGTEKLIEYKTYMQALPYFDRLDYVSMMCNEQCFSMAIEKLLNIEVPLRAKYIRTLFAEITRILNHIMGIGTHALDIGALTPFFWLFEEREKLMEFYERVSGARMHAAYIRPGGVSLDIPLGLLDDIYEWASKYAERLDEIEDLLTSNRVWIGRTRNIGVVTVEDALNWGFSGVMLRGSGLKWDLRKVAPYDAYDLVEFDVPIGKNGDCYDRYLCRIEEMRQSLRIIYQCLNQMPPGEVRIDDAKIVPPRREEMKNSMEALIHHFKLYTQGFQVPPGATYTAIEAPKGEFGVYLVSDGSSKPYRCKIKAPGFAHLSALRYMGPGCFLADVVAIIGTLDVVFGEIDR is encoded by the exons ATGGCCGCCAGACTATTGACGTCTGTATTACGATCCGGTAGAGGATTCGTTGGACTATGGAACGAGAAAGGACTTGTCGGTGCTGGCAGGACCGGAACTCCGCTAAGCGTCGGAAG TCAGCAGCGCAATGGACACCAATGGTTGCCCGATGACGAGTACGTGATGGACCTGTTAAAGAGTGTAAAAGTAATGCACGGCGGTAAATTACCGGCCTGGGAATTACCAGATAAAACCGAAACTCTGCCGGACGATGTGACACTCATTAAAAACATAACTATTAATTTTGGGCCGCAACATCCTGCTGCGCACGGAGTGTTACGACTGATCCTCGAGTTGAGCGGAGAAAAGGTGGTTCGTGCCGATCCGCATATAGGTCTTTTGCACCGTGGTACCGAAAAGTTGATAGAGTACAAGACGTATATGCAAGCATTGCCTTATTTCGATCGTTTGGACTACGTTTCCATGATGTGCAACGAGCAATGCTTTTCCATGGCTATCGAGAAGTTGCTAAACATCGAGGTACCTCTGCGTGCAAAATATATCAGGA CTCTGTTTGCTGAAATTACAAGAATCTTGAATCATATAATGGGAATCGGAACGCACGCACTGGACATTGGCGCTCTGACGCCATTCTTCTGGCTGTTCGAGGAACGGGAGAAATTAATGGAATTCTACGAACGGGTAAGCGGCGCGCGAATGCACGCCGCTTACATACGTCCTGGTGGTGTTTCTTTGGACATACCATTGGGTTTGTTGGACGATATATACGAATGGGCCTCAAAGTACGCCGAACGGCTAGACGAAATCGAGGATTTGTTGACATCGAACAGAGTATGGATCGGCCGTACGCGAAACATTGGTGTGGTAACGGTCGAAGATGCGTTGAATTGGGGTTTCAGCGGCGTGATGTTGAGAGGTTCGGGATTGAAATGGGATTTGAGAAAAGTGGCGCCTTACGACGCGTACGATCTCGTCGAGTTTGACGTTCCGATTGGTAAAAACGGGGATTGCTACGATAG ataTCTTTGTCGCATAGAAGAAATGCGACAGTCTTTGCGAATAATTTATCAGTGTCTGAATCAGATGCCTCCGGGTGAAGTAAGGATCGACGATGCGAAGATAGTACCCCCAAGACGGGAAGAAATGAAGAACAGTATGGAGGCACTGATTCATCATTTCAAATTATATACGCAAGGGTTTCAAGTTCCGCCAGGTGCGACGTATACAGCGATCGAAGCACCAAAGGGTGAATTTGGAGTCTATCTGGTTAGCGATGGTAGCAGTAAGCCTTACAGGTGTAAAATCAAAGCTCCGGGTTTTGCTCATTTATCCGCGTTGCGTTACATGGGTCCCGGTTGCTTTCTCGCCGACGTGGTAGCTATTATCGGTACCCTGGACGTAGTGTTTGGTGAAATCGATAGATGA